ttaattatgtttaaaacCGTTTTGATTTTGCAAATTGGTTTTCATGTTTTTGCATCTGCCCATCTTTTCTTTTGGGGGTCATCTCATTTGGACATCTACGTCAAATTTCGTAGCAGTCTACTACTCTATGTCGTGAAAATCTATCTGGTGAAAGAAACAAAAGCTGACATGTTACATGTATCGATTAATTGTCTATTACATATGTTCTACCCTCCCTAGTCCCTACTATGTGATAGATTGGTGGCACAGCACATGTTATCTACCCAACATTCTACATCGTCTATTTCATGACTTATTTCATTTTAGGAGAACTATCCCTTGCTTCTTCTTCACACCGTTGACAATACTCTTGTTGCCCATTAGCCATTACAAGCCAGTTATAAGgacaatatatatacaattcttACAAAAGCTAGCACCATATCAATTAAGGTTTAATATTGTCTTAAATTAGGCTTtgttatgtgtgtgtttttatagCTTAAAGAGATATCGTATGATTGCTTTAGTGTTGTTATATTACCTTCATGTGCTTTAGCTAGAGTGTTCTTACAACTATTAACTTGCCTCTCCTTTTAAATGTTGTTGATGAGGTTGAATGGTTAGCTGCTGATTACCTTTTTCGTATTTTCAGATCTGCCACGACGTGGGAAGTGTTGCGGCCAAGAGAGGAGGTCAAAGACTGGGTTGATGTCGTCTGGTTCAAATGTGGAATACCGAAGCTTGCGTTCACCATGTGGATAGCAAATTACAACAAACTGTCCACACGTTCTCGCCTCGCAGCCTGGGGTCTCCTAATCTCTTCCGACTGTCCATTCTGCGCGCGCTACGAAGAAACGAGAGACCACCTGATGCTGTCCTGTCCCTATGCCACAGCGGTTTGGTAGGAGATCCTAAGAAGATGCCATCCGCCTTCTTCTATGTTCACCTCCTGGTCGGAGCTTCTCTCCTGGATTAGATCCTCTCCATCAAAGAAGCTAACTCTCTTGAGAAAGCTGGTGGTTCAGTCTGCTATTTTTAATATCTAGAAGCAAAGGAACAACCTGATTCATAATCAAGTCTCTATCTCTCATGCTTCCTTGTTTCTTGTCATTGATAGGCAGCTGAGGAACATTGTATCAGCTAGAAGGCCAAAGAAACCTTTTCTTACGCTCATGTCAATGTGGCTGAGATAGGTGTTCTTGTTtctgttttcaaaatttgttctatcttgtttttttaatttttttttgccaagatgGTGCAGAACTAAGTTCTTCTTGTATAACTTTTattcatatatgatatttacagtttagcaaaaaaaaaaactagagtgTTTTTAAGTAACTTGAGTTGAGATGGCCTTATTACTACATATCCATAACTAATTTGTTGTATATTATAGGTATGTAGCTTATATCAAAGTTTATGCAaatattggttttttttttttgaaaataaaaaatagatctAGAAATTTTTTGAAgtacttaaaattttaagttgCACTAAGTACGGGTTTAGGCTCAGGAGAGCAGCAATAGTGGGAGGATATATGCAGAGCTGGTCATCATTTGAGACGACAGTGAATCTGAAACTGAAAGGAGGTCTTGCAATGGCATttggattcttcttcttcttttttttttttgagaaatggattcttcttcttcttgcaatgCCATTTGGATTTGCTTACTTGCGCGTCTCCGTTATTGAATTAATATCTGTCCCCAATGTAATACACACAAATCATTACaatcaagttttttttctcGGGTTATAACAAATTAAATCCTATATTTCTCAAAaggaataaataaataaaataaatcctaTTGTAGTGAATTCGTATTTAACAATTAGAAAAGCCTGTCAAGCATAATTGCGTGCACACAAAAATGATACTTGTGCATGTGTTTATATATAGAGTTACATGTTGACTAAGTAACCACttgaattaaatataaactCTTGGATGAGTTATATTTTTCAGgatttaaattataagaaaaagaatACACTGGAGAAATGAATATTATCTTCTACTTCTCTTTTTGCGTATGCCATATGTTAGGTCCAAATTTAGAAGAGAAAAAGGAACATAGGAATATGTTGTGAGAGTATCTAAAATACAATAATTGATagtattagttaaaaataaaaataaagtagaaAAACGACAGAAATAATAGAACAAAAAGTGAAAAGGTAAGGGAAGAGGATAGTTGACGACGCATGTGTCATATGGGTTGGGTTGGGTCTCTTCttattgatttttgtgaatgaATGTGGAGAGAACCAACACATGATTGACGGTGATGGTGGACACTTATGGTTTTCTTTGAATCTCAGATTTGCTTTATTGTtcataaaatattgttattcACTTGGTGAAGCCATTGTATTGTATGGGGTGCACGCAtcttattctctcttttcttttgttgcaCTAATCTCGTGCCAATTATATTAATCATAGCAGCGTGTTAAAAAAACACAGTGTTAGTTGATTTATATTCAATTTCTTTTCTGAAGTAGTGCGTATGTATTGGAACATCATCAACAAATAAATTCAAAAGAATTAGATTCCCATGCATGCAATAATCGCTCTCGTTTCAAAGCTGTTTTCCTTTCTTAATTAATCTTTCTGAAATATAGTAATCATAGTAAATTAATCCAAGAATTTGTGTTAGAATCGATTCATTGATCTAGAATATTAATGGTGTGAATGCCTTTTTTGCATGCATGTGGAAAATGTCATTAAATAACGTCGATCTTGTTCCGGAAAGAATATTTACTGCTGGAAAATCATCAATTACTGAAGAAAATAAGGAAAGTCTTTTTTTTGAAtaagtaaagtttttttttgtaaaaggaaTAAGTAAAGTTTTGATAGGAAAATAAAGTGAAACTACCATTACTGCCAAATTGAGATTCTCGCTAGACTTTTTTTAGTGGAGAAATTTCAAAATGATTTTGAAATTTCAGAAAATGGAAAAAGAAGCTTTTATATGCTTCGATCGAAATTggaataatttattaaaaaataactaaaatctcCTCTATTTATTACAAAGAGAGAAGTGAAGATGATAATTGTCTGAACTGAAACTGGAGggagaaagaaaagagaggaCTTGagactttctctctctctgactCTTAAAAAGTTTTATCTTCACCactccattaaaaataaaattaaaaataaataaaaaagtgaacttatttttttctgaatctCTCACTTCCTTGCTTGAGAGAAAGAAGTATTGTCCTCAAGATCAGAGGTGTGAGATCTCTGCTGGAGAGAAAATGAGCACGGCTAGTGAGGAAGCTGTCAAGCAATTACGTACTTTTATGGAAgatggtgtgtgtgtgtgtgtctttcTTCATGTTTTTAAAAGCTTTTTTGCTTCTTTGTTCCAAGACCACCGACTAAATcatcaatctttttcttttctttcttgtgtTGTGGTAATTTGACAGTTGAGGATGAATCACTGAGAGAATCGTATCGGGTTAGTCAGATTACACTTTGGTCATAAAGAATGATTCAACTCCAACCTCTTTGGCTTATTGAACTCCCCCCACCCCAACAAGATTTGCTAGTTCAGATTTGATATTTTGAGCATCAGTTttctgttaattttttttttttaaagttgggggggggggggggggtcaaTTGGAACCAATCTGGTGTCATGTGTATATGATCCAGATCTATATTTGAATCTGCCTCTAGAGCAGTTTGCATTTGGTTATTTCAAATTGGTTGGATCTGTAGAGTTGTTGTAGTTATAAGATCAGTGGCTGTTCCAGAGTTTTCAGTTTGGTGTGTCAAATGCAACTTTGGATCTTTTTTATGTGTACTCTTGTAGGAAATAACAAAAATGTTATGGTTTGTGCAGAACATACATCAAGGGTATCCCACAGAGACCTTGTTGCGCTTTCTTAAAGCCAGAGATTTTAATGTCCACAAATCTCACAAAATGGTCGGTTTCCTTCTCtccctttgcttcttcttcttattacaTGAGCTTTAAACTAATGATTTGCAAGTTTGTTACAGTTGCTTGACTGTTTAGAATGGAGGACTCAAAACGAGATTGACAGCATACTCACCGTGAGTTTACATAAAGCCTTTGTTATATAATTCTGTGACCCTTTAATCTCTCATCCTGTACTTGTATTTTCTTTTCAGAAACCAATCGTTCCTGCTGAGCTGTACAGAGGAATCAGAGACTCTCAGCTTGTCGGTCTCTCTGGTTATTCAAAAGAGGTAAAACTTACTACTTTACTACTAGTTCTACTTATTAATAAGtctccttctttctttctttcttttgactTTTAATAAGCATCAAAATGCATCTAAAACGTTTTGTAGGGTCTACCTGTCATTGCCATTGGTGTGGGGCTAAGCACATATGACAAAGCCTCCGTAAGCCTAATCCCTCTCTCTATATTCAGAAGAAGACTTTTAAATGAAGTTCAAACACTCTTGACCATAACTTTCTTCTCATCCTTCTTTATTCAGGTTCACTACTATGTACAGTCTCACATTCAAATGAACGAGTACCGGGATCGTGTCGTATTGGTATTTGACCATTTACAAAAACTCTCTTTTACTTTCATAGTGTCTCTCTTTAATAATGGTGTGTGTGGGCTTTTCTTTTCTGTAATAGCCATCTGCTACAAAGAAACAGGGACGTCCTATCTACACttgtttgaaaattttggatatgtctGGTCTTAAGCTTTCAGCTTTAAGTCAAATTAAGGTAAATGAACTCTAATCTCTTGTTGGGTTTTTTTCTACTAATTACATTTTACTTATGGTTTATACAAGAACCtgtagtgtgtgtgtgtgtgtgtgtttatttGTTCATCACATATGGCAAATGGGTGCAGTTAATGACTACTATAACCACAATAGACGATTTGAACTATCCAGAGAAGACAGAGACATATTATATAGTCAATGTCCCCTACATATTTTCTGCTTGTTGGAAAACCATAAAGCCTCTGCTGCAAGAGAGGACAAAGAAGAAGATTCAAGTTCTCAAAGGCTGCGGTAAAGACGAGTTGCTTAAGGTAAAAAGCAATTCAATTGACCTCTCTCTTGTGCAAGAACAAGACTGACAAGAGTTCTTTTGGAGCTACCAGGTAATGGACTATGAGTCTCTGCCACATTTCTGTAGAAGAGAAGGGTCTGGCTCTGGATCTGGTAGGCATATCTCAAATGGAGCAGAAGACAACTGTTTCTCTTTAGACCACTCTTTCCACCAAGAGTTATACAACTATGTGAAGCAACAGGCTTTGGTTAAAGGGCCGTCGAGTGCACCCGTCAGACATGGTTCGGTCCACGTTAGGTTCCCTGAGCCAGCCACGGAAGGCACCAAGATATTCGATACTTTAGAATCCGAGTTCCAGAAGCTTGGATGTGACCAGAAAGTCTGATTTTCTCTGCGAGTTGCTCTGATGAAAGATGAACCAAGAACCAGAGTTTTCTCTGGTTGCAAGTTTCTAAAGTGTATGAGAGCATTGAGCAGagtatttttaagatataaaatTAGCAACTCGAGAGAACTGTATGCAAGTTTTGttgcaacaacaaaaaaaaaaaacaatatcttCTTCTGTATGAATTTTATGAGTTGTGATCTATTATCTACATATATACAACTCATTTCTACGTTTCATTTGCAAATAGAGAAGCTTCTCCTTTTGTCCATTTTAAAAAGATTCCACCAACAACACCTGAAGGGGGAGGAGCCAAAAGGTACCTTTCTTGAAGTTTGTTTAGTTGCAGTTTTCTCTATATGTTCTTTGATATCACCATTAATTTTGCAGTAACATTATGATGTTTTCTCATACACGTCCTTGGTGATTCTTTATGTGATTCAGTACTActgtatataaaagaaaattctaATTCACTTTGTCACCAACCATGTAATAAGGTCAGGTCTGAAAAAACATTTGCCCCAGCTTTTTCGTTTTTAACGTGTCAACTAACTGATCATTTCattacttttcttcttttttctaatGAATGTAAAATTGTTATTGAAAGAGTTTGGAAAAATTGCATAGAAACTGAATGAAAATCTTAGGGAGAAAGAACCTCTCCATGACTCCATGGCTTCCTCTTATTCCCCATCTTTTGCAAAGTGGGGAGCCCGAGATCCTATTCTATTCCTTACAATCTTACAtctatttaatttacatatccAACGACAAGTCTAATCTTTGATCCTTGGAAACATGAGTTGGTGACGATCCCAATGACGTCAGTGAGGACACCTGTACAGAGCAATCAGAGTCTAATCTTTTATCCTTAAAAACATAGTTGCTGTCACCATCTTGACTGAATAATACATACTGTAGTTGCAAACGATCCCAATGACGTCAGTGAAGACTGAAGACCTCGGCTTCCGCGTTACTTTTTGACGACAATGTCCAAAAAAGCTACAGCCTCTCTCAACTACTCTCTACTCTATAAAAGTCTCTCTGACACTAAGCCTACGAGGGAGACACTCACTTGCACTTCTCTTATCTTCCCACTTGGCTCGGTTTGTACTGGTTAATCGTACAATCTCTCAGGTGGAATCCGGTTTGGCGATTCACTTTTGCCGATAGACTCTCCCGGAGGTACGGTGACGATCTCCCGAAGCTCGACGCTTTCGTTTGCACGGCGGATCCGGTGATCGAGCCGCCGTTGATGGTGGTCAACACAGTCCTATCCGTGATGGCTCTCGATTACCCGCCGGAGAAACTCGCCGTGTATCTATCGGACGACGGTGGCTCTCAGCTCACGTTCTACGCTCTCGCGGAAGCAGCTGAGTTTGCTAAAACATGGGTTCCGTTCTGTAAGAAGTTCGATGTAGAGCCGAGATCTCCAGCTGCTTACTTGTCTAGCAAGGCAAATGGTCTTGATACGGTGAAGGGTTATCGCAGTGGGATTCTGAGGCTACTCAAAGAAACCATGGAGCCATTCTTCaagtaactaaaaaaaaacGGCTTTTtctagtttaaatatataaaacagagTCTTGAGTTTTTTATTTGATGATCAGATTTTGGTAGAcggaagaagaaaagagaagacaGTAGCACCATTACCAACGTTGGTGTATCTATCGAGAGAGAAGAGACCTGAGCATCATCATCACTTCAAGGCCGGATCAATGAATGCATTGGTAATGGGTTTACTTGTTCCACAAGTCACCTTCGATCGATCTCTTCTTAATGTGACACATGTGGGAGAATCGTTCTAAATTTGGACTGTGATATGTATGTAAACAACTCAAAGTCAGCACTCGAAGCGCTCTGCATCCTCCTTGATGAGAAAGAAGGGAAAGAGATTGCGTTCGTACAGTTCCCGCAGTGTTTTGAGAACCTTACGAAGAATGATTTGTATGATGCGAGTAATTGCGCATGTAAGGTTCTGGAtttatttgtcatatatatttgatttgattctaCTTTGAACTAACCTTTTTATCTGTTAAAATAAAAGGTGGAGTTTAATGGATTGGATGGAAAGGGCGGACCGTTTTACATTAGGACTGGCTGCttacgatgatgatgatgaagaagaagaatttgaGGAGGTTCAAGATATTTTAGAGCCTGAGATGATCAAGGCTCTTACGAAACAAACTCTCAATGGGGAAAGGAGGTGAGAGGCagtgattaataataataatactaggTTACTTGCGCCACAAGTAGaaacaaagttttgttttttttttccaatggGCAGATGGGTGTTAAATACGGCTGCCCTGTAGAAGATATAATTACCGGTTTATCGATTCAGTGCCGGGGATGGAAATCAGCGTACCTGACACCTAAAAAGGAAGCTTTCCTCGGGGTAGCGCCGACCAATTTGCATCAAATGTTGGTGCAGCAGAGGAGATGGTCTGAGGGAAACTTTCAAATTCTGCTTTCAGAGTACAGTCCGGTTTGGTTTGGTCAAGGCAAGATCGGTTTAGGATTGATAGTTGGTTACTCTTGCTATGGCCTCTGGGCTCCAAGTTCAGTACCTCTACTTGTTTACTCCGTTTTGACTTCTCTCTGTTTATTCAAAGCCATTCCTCTGTTTCCAACGGTAAGATAATAGcattcctctgtttttttcgGGAGAGACTAGAAATCTTGTCCGCTGTTTGCAGGTCTGGAGCTGGTGGTTTATCCCGTTTGGATACGTGACAGTTGCAGCAAATGCTTATAGCCTAGCCGAGTTTTTGTGGTGCGGAGGAACGTTGCGTGGGTGGTGGAACGAGCAAAGGATGTGGCTTTATAGAAGAACAAGCTCGTTTCTTTTCGGGTTCATGGACACGATTCAGAAGAAACTTGGGGTTTCTGAGTCTGCGTTTGCCATCACAGCAAAAGTAG
The Raphanus sativus cultivar WK10039 chromosome 1, ASM80110v3, whole genome shotgun sequence DNA segment above includes these coding regions:
- the LOC108849979 gene encoding LOW QUALITY PROTEIN: cellulose synthase-like protein E1 (The sequence of the model RefSeq protein was modified relative to this genomic sequence to represent the inferred CDS: inserted 4 bases in 3 codons; substituted 1 base at 1 genomic stop codon); translated protein: MTSVRTPVQSNQTYEGDTHLHFSYLPTWLGLYWLIVQSLRWNPVWRFTFADRLSRRYGDDLPKLDAFVCTADPVIEPPLMVVNTVLSVMALDYPPEKLAVYLSDDGGSQLTFYALAEAAEFAKTWVPFCKKFDVEPRSPAAYLSSKANGLXYGEGLSQWDSEATQRNHGAILQILVDGRRKEKTVAPLPTLVYLSREKRPEHHHHFKAGSMNALVMVSSXCDTCGRIVLNLDCDMYVNNSKSALEALCILLDEKEGKEIAFVQFPQCFENLTKNDLYDASNCACKVEFNGLDGKGGPFYIRTGCXYDDDDEEEEFEEVQDILEPEMIKAXYETNSQWGKEMGVKYGCPVEDIITGLSIQCRGWKSAYLTPKKEAFLGVAPTNLHQMLVQQRRWSEGNFQILLSEYSPVWFGQGKIGLGLIVGYSCYGLWAPSSVPLLVYSVLTSLCLFKAIPLFPTVWSWWFIPFGYVTVAANAYSLAEFLWCGGTLRGWWNEQRMWLYRRTSSFLFGFMDTIQKKLGVSESAFAITAKVAEEEAAERYEKEVMEFGVESPMFLLLGTLGMLNLLCFAAAIMRRVVIITCKDSGGDFQTMGLQFVITGVLVALNLPLYQGMLLRNDKGKMPLSVTVKSVVLALSTCTCIAFL
- the LOC108860341 gene encoding SEC14 cytosolic factor, translating into MSTASEEAVKQLRTFMEDVEDESLRESYRNIHQGYPTETLLRFLKARDFNVHKSHKMLLDCLEWRTQNEIDSILTKPIVPAELYRGIRDSQLVGLSGYSKEGLPVIAIGVGLSTYDKASVHYYVQSHIQMNEYRDRVVLPSATKKQGRPIYTCLKILDMSGLKLSALSQIKLMTTITTIDDLNYPEKTETYYIVNVPYIFSACWKTIKPLLQERTKKKIQVLKGCGKDELLKVMDYESLPHFCRREGSGSGSGRHISNGAEDNCFSLDHSFHQELYNYVKQQALVKGPSSAPVRHGSVHVRFPEPATEGTKIFDTLESEFQKLGCDQKV